A window of the Cryptococcus decagattii chromosome 6, complete sequence genome harbors these coding sequences:
- a CDS encoding biotin synthase: MSFARSLRPVLRSTAPTASRGHAVAVDTPFLPPSPSVQQSEKRRYVDGDVRHDWRRSEIQKIFDAPLMEIIYRAATVHRLHQDASRIQLCTLMNIKTGGCTEDCKYCSQSSSYKTPTKASRLVNIEPVLEAARQAKANGSTRFCMGAAWRDLAGKKSGFEKILEMVKEVRGMGMEVCTTLGMLSPEQAIRLKEAGLSAYNHNLDTSREFYPEVITSRSYDDRLSTIAAVREAGISVCSGGILGLGEQDEDRVGLIHEVSRMPTHPESFPVNTLVPIPGTPLEGNEPVKVHTVLRTIATARIVLPKTIIRLAAGRHEFSETEQAMAFMAGANAIFTGEKMLTTPCSGWDDDKAMLDRWGLRGQRSFEDKENLEVPLKAEQMEAGASAVL; encoded by the exons ATGTCTTTCGCACGCTCGCTCCGCCCAGTCCTCAGAAGCACAGCTCCCACAGCTTCCCGTGGCCACGCTGTCGCAGTTGACACCCCATTCCTCCCTCCTTCACCCTCAGTTCAGCAGTCAGAGAAGCGCAGGTATGTGGATGGCGATGTTAGGCATGACTGGCGAAGGAGTGAAATCCAGAAAATCTTTGATGCTCCATTGATGGAGATCATCTACCGAGCT GCTACTGTGCATAGGTTGCACCAGGACGCCTCGAGGATCCAGCTCTGTACCCTTATGAACATCAAAA CCGGTGGATGCACTGAAGACTGCAAGTACTGCTCCCAATCATCCTCCTACAAGACACCCACAAAAGCTTCCCGGCTCGTCAACATTGAGCCTGTCCTTGAGGCTGCTCGTCAGGCCAAGGCCAACGGTTCCACTAGATTCTGCATGGGTGCTGCTTGGAGAGACTTGGCTGGTAAGAAGAGTGGATTCGAAAAGATCTTGGAAATGGTTAAGGAAGTCAGGGGTATGGGAATGGAGG TCTGCACTACTTTGGGTATGCTCTCTCCTGAACAAGCTATCCGGCTTAAGGAAGCTGGTCTCAGCGCCTATAACCACAACCTTGACACTTCTCGAGAATTTTACCCCGAG GTTATTACTTCTCGATCGTACGATGATCGGTTGAGCACCATCGCCGCCGTGCGAGAAGCTGGTATTTCAGTCTGTTCTGGTGGTATTCTCGGTTTGGGAGAGCAAGATGAGGACCGTGTTGGATTGATCCACGAGGTCTCCAG GATGCCCACGCACCCTGAATCTTTCCCCGTTAACACACTTGTCCCTATCCCTGGCACTCCACTCGAAGGCAACGAGCCTGTCAAGGTTCACACTGTCCTCCGAACCATCGCTACAGCCCGTATCGTCCTTCCCAAGACCATTATTCGTCTCGCCGCTGGTCGACACGAGTTCAGTGAGACTGAGCAGGCCATGGCCTTCATGGCCGGTGCCAACGCTATCTTCACTGGTGAGAAGATGCTTACCACCCCTTGCTCTGGATGGGATGACGACAAGGCCATGTTGGACAGGTGGGGTCTCAGGGGCCAAAGGAGCTTTGAGGATAAGGAGAATTTGGAAGTACCTTTGAAGGCTGAGCAGATGGAGGCTGGCGCGAGCGCTGTGCTTTAG
- a CDS encoding mitochondrial Rho GTPase 1, whose protein sequence is MPRRDLVRIVLVGDDGVGKSSIITSLIKEAFVTNVPHVVPEVTIPSEITPENFTTSIIDTSSNPRSRPHLLSSISRAHVICLVYSIADPSSFDRVAEYWLPLFRREGINVPVILVGNKIDLRGGRVTNQGLEDESAPIMREFKEVETVVECSALLPLNVSEVFYFAQKAVLHPTAPLYDSREHTLKPKCLEALKRIFTISDVDKDGLLNAHELNQFQQKCFSTPLQSQELDGILEIVRSYDPYAVQPLPSSKGITELGFLYLHTMFIQQGRMETTWTVLRKFGYGESLDLREDFLAPRFDVPSDCSVELSPLGNQFLTDIFEAYDKDQDGALSQHELDDLFSTSPGNPWLSQGFPDTTITDDMGRVTLQGWLAQWSMSTLLNHRTTLNYLAYLGYSSSPATDLPTPTALHVTRPRKQDRRQRKVTRNVFLCYVLGATGSGKTSLLRSFVNRPYKGGEDGLGGYEPTTKVLSVVNSVEMEGVEKYLVLQEFGSKYESEILRNSKRLDMADVIIYVHDSSDTNSFSYISNLRQQYSLDHIPAIFVATKSDLDLAQQRHEVQPDVYCRRLGLQAPMAVSSRLGPLHNLWVAITRRIRVVARWGLAATTISAVVAVWMRWQGYSFKGVWNWIAKFAGLRT, encoded by the exons ATGCCCCGACGTGATTTGGTTCGCATTGTGTTGGTTGGAGATG ATGGCGTTGGAAAGTCATCTATCATTACCTCGCTCATCAAAGAAGCATTCGTCACAAAC GTACCACATGTTGTCCCAGAAGTGACTATTCCATCAGAAATAACACCGGAGAACTTTACAACCTCTATCATTGATACGTCTT CGAACCCAAGGTCGAGGCCACACCTTCTCAGCTCTATATCACGAGCCCATGTCATTTGCTTGGTCTATTCTATTGCTGATCCAAGCTCCTTCGATCGTGTAGCAGAGTATTGGTTGCCATTGTTCAGAAGGGAGGGTATCAAT GTTCCGGTCATTCTTGTTGGCAATAAGATCGACTTACGTGGCGGAAGGGTGACCAACCAAGGCTTAGAGGATGAAAGTGCACCGATCATGCGCGAATTCAAG GAAGTGGAGACAGTTGTGGAGTGTTCCGCTTTACTACCTCTCAACGTTTCTGAAGTCTTCTACTTCGCTCAAAAGGCAGTGTTGCATCCCACTGCCCCACTTTATGATTCCCGAGAACAT ACCTTGAAACCCAAATGTCTGGAAGCGTTAAAGCGAATATTCACCATCTCTGATGTAGACAAGGATGGTCTTCTCAATGCTCACGAGCTGAACCAATTCCAA CAAAAATGTTTCTCTACACCTCTTCAATCCCAAGAGCTTGATGGCATTCTCGAAATCGTTCGCTCTTATGACCCATACGCGGTTCAAcccctcccctcctcca aGGGCATAACGGAGCTCGGTTTCTTATATCTGCATACAATGTTCATTCAGCaaggaaggatggagaCCACATGGACAGTTCTAAGAAAGTTTGGCTATGGGGAGAGTTTGGATTTGAGAGAGGACTTTTTGGCGCCAAGATTTGACGTGCCGTCCGATTGCTCGGTAGAATTGAGCCCGCTGGGCAATCAGTTCTTGACGGACATCTTTGAGGCGTATGACAAG GACCAAGATGGAGCTCTTTCTCAACATGAGCTTGACGACCTTTTCTCAACGTCCCCTGGAAACCCATGGCTTTCACAGGGCTTCCCTGATACGACCATTACGGACGATATGGGTAGAGTCACGCTTCAAGGATGGTTAGCGCAGTGGAG TATGTCAACACTTCTCAACCACCGTACGACTCTCAACTACCTCGCCTA CCTCGGatactcttcctctcccgCCACTGATCTTCCTACTCCCACAGCCCTCCATGTCACTCGTCCACGCAAACAAGACCGACGTCAACGAAAAGTTACCCGCAATGTCTTCCTATGCTATGTTTTGGGTGCCACTGGCTCTGGTAAGACAAGCTTGTTACGCTCTTTTGTAAACAGACCGTACAAGGGTGGTGAGGATGGTTTGGGAGGGTATGAGCCAACTACGAAGGTATTGAGTGTCGTAAATTCTGTTGAAATGGAGGGTGTAGAGAAGTACTTAGTC TTGCAAGAATTCGGATCAAAGTATGAGAGTGAAATATTACGGAATAGCAAACGACTGGATATGGCAGATGTCATTATTTATGTCCACGATTCAAGTGATACCAACTCCTTTTCTTACATTTCCAATCTTCGA CAACAATACTCTTTAGATCACATCCCTGCCATATTTGTGGCTACCAAGTCTGACCTTGATTTAGCTCAGCAACGGCACGAAGTACAACCCGATGTGTACTGCCGACGTCTGGGCCTCCAGGCACCCATGGCCGTGTCTTCCCGATTAGGCCCTCTACACAACCTTTGGGTAGCCATTACTCGT AGGATACGGGTGGTGGCTCGTTGGGGTTTGGCGGCGACAACGATTAGCGCGGTCGTGGCTGTGTGGATGAGGTGGCAGGGATATAGCTTCAAGGGTGTATGGAACTGGATAGCCAAGTTTGCTGGGTTAAGAACATGA